One stretch of Sander lucioperca isolate FBNREF2018 chromosome 13, SLUC_FBN_1.2, whole genome shotgun sequence DNA includes these proteins:
- the LOC116064936 gene encoding cilia- and flagella-associated protein 54 isoform X6 encodes MACFFPEGFDTDQDTFTMKVHAMQGCALCIFEQEKRHSILSQKGLCKLLHLLNFIRIMMQAFQQHEHLCWQIYNGSLHIYTICRYLMTMNCSAEALEYLLWASISLELSIPLMTAKCLPWIVTLYCAVCHCYYNNHAAVQAEEFARRALGKINELAKLEEQNEVPATRETQRAYKEASIKLAAMIFKRAVFEARRRHKPIFRIKTKSTLKDIPNVPWPRTSTERMLMGLFDSSAAQFLGILEALWDSTRRPLPSRMPDDPELQEINLELLSAGISILSGVTTTSKSLVSLSALTPTSTLMDLAITGENKVPIMSAMRFIKMLFQYKQPDAFTELAREMLQVLSGVDGQSFRRAELELALLDSFNSLLSSQRSHPREDNIVDDRHKSSFSMSDEFIGLVDTLHKSVCGSAPEVQPDGDLVLDVVLFLWGKVKLGIQRDQLHNLEFTHYLEKVDNYDKWLWCLSMLCEVAFACDLATVDCIMTAEMIHTLAILLESTAECSNQSAHPGALEADYEGVKPRYFSLLEKSSTELLQKVCEVVERGLEALAKGVATLLPQDYSAITDSAFIQKFSLLPPSTPSMSSLTSSEEGNEEDEISEKKKEAEESKAEPDSKAFPHTQSTRVFLLATDLHLELDIIHHRASLKLLQLNAVAESELLDRINKNKVSKALFLIQKASMEYNNMGPNNSNKTKSLLEEASTLIEKAGVEERKLYISTTPKTPAENKDKGMKEKEENPPPPPILLSRTDHSLTFAPAPYNLEGEVCWYQLCGRAAEGINRKVRLGDCSLPGTGNMVPAVSDECVLRVEGLEPNQKYLFAVAAYNSQGKLLGNTIGGSTFPLLASLPIPLLSTWAHLAQVAFQTEQYAVAKRACRELWTHYTYPDPRSHSTQERLTITGLHIQTLQRSSPHLCQLFLCSIFIETEINIQQGSLYCDSFSDNGPFIWEQEARLAECERMLVAMDLAMWLNDGSAAVQAVVTCYGLLSPLIFHQIFCDPVVQVLNKCLIVLEENSGLLKQKWTGNTSESLMHMIACITYYLSKALRVLREHQMASVMMDCGRSLLQEVYDAQLQISRLAHKAVGSKTDHTAIKGEIKISLQLKALHWKNKKRITSEAALTADNEIARPLTGCEDPTIMYDLISNSTLKDAYQDVMKHRRKVYFIEFAALLVQRTMEEGHPDLVLKWGQSMFEFLSRRDEVMGLSTKCLEGNSQSKRRSSAQAPKGNETPQKNKNTPSHDDTRKKLKQKMPPSMLQRVRTNREMQVVENLLTIMSSVVQRHKKQLQLRNMCCEERVWKSHLNYSMAQAHLALLYQGLDQLHGGALQHSYRQLNPLCFSLAYSGVLVRKNSQPQQSSKYEAVSERDSSHSGLREYVAAHRKRSKNEVKVDNSVSEESCEEGEDSSQIVEQQLETHRHTAAMLLDSLNKAALHLRRAMVLAHRGSLWTTLQCVCQTVWDQSCRINVLVQRAAQLKPPSPITADQLHTTFTPLLVLATDLIMDMLNRLGLWSLYDSDLTEEELESSLHFSAPLDNSTQVDLRWVRTLVLHTLERLHDSGKWERLAHFALVFNSYTRERYALIITPLLVHAQRRLLERIGSFRGPAVPQPHHVKTQKATGKEVTYRSYADSQLLIGWTPHPAQQPPIHKKAAHTNSTPRGAVDLKAAEIQHSMSLVCVPLDVEDTLSFYRQALERRPHCLQVFQHSRSLLLLLLAYTKPCFAAQSQHCQSRSLSHSASLVDFSPLVMPTPNIQPCDLTEEDYSTPDALYSLPISPDHMSTVSAAYSTSIKYLQANNHDSLRILALHEMGNLQFYNGNTRAAHSYWSKAVDCALQSSGAVEKWDGMFFGGGSLQQTLKQAGIWGCLQAAGLTAKIAQYIVTSDISQRTKCCLMSAHLFKCVLCCSLAQPQADLQYAYHNIGDELLPGVDLFSEPHRVHLSTTVTSLNFVCHWLFTTGYYVTLLPILALYLHFVGTVCRDFKRTVEGKILKIRALTELCLFTEAVKEAVQLTQGTGVFLPHGHYIAKDNLQPVKTFYSNKSLLDNSEALEELVNCDFAPDVSTLYGSTLCLRFNLARVQLVLALSNTVHGPPVPDAVEGEACASITSCSVNSKPVEQDLLDNEGSCLNTGEPKVLTLDTKKERFTPERIKFLLLEGASSLLHSIPQQLTSQSCSEMENLELALESNLLKANLYLQQGHAALSSEMAISSLVLLQTSPVIVRGIIPGSQKPASEIPHARIGSVRGTEDCSVSNTPDGDCPRAVEASERIGVSLWLRCRLALVRSLAAHIPGTAALFPGKNFYEEAARVLQEGLDECARWRDLDIQALLMVEGAELEAQRGKIDDSMAMLQEAVTLLSGRTCMPPGSSVTLARATLLLSDLRGVQSTTLLKLTQKLLKKQLCVFGESVVLDNGKMSFSPPGPSNIYLPYLNILDQTTLRIGHILDLSAVQMPVSTQSLQSPSRQHLHQSSQIERDSQAPVPSLNNPSTSRPTSHPCSARKPE; translated from the exons ATGGCTTGCTTCTTCCCTGAAGGGTTTGACACAGACCAAGATACGTTTACCATGAAG gtcCATGCAATGCAGGGCTGTGCCCTGTGTATATTTGAGCAAGAGAAAAGGCACAGCATCCTCAGCCAGAAGGGACTCTGTAAACTTCTGCATTTGCTGAACTTCATCAGGATCATGATGCAGGCATTTCAGCAACATGAGCACCTGTGCTGGCAAATATATAATG GTTCATTACACATCTACACCATCTGCCGTTACCTGATGACCATGAATTGTAGTGCGGAG GCACTGGAGTACCTTCTGTGGGCAAGCATCAGTTTAGAGCTGTCCATTCCTCTGATGACTGCTAAGTGTTTGCCATGGATTGTCACCCTCTACTGTGCTGTCTGCCACTGTTACTATAACAACCATGCTGCTGTGCAGGCAGAG GAATTTGCCAGGAGAGCCCTTGGAAAAATCAATGAGCTAGCAAAGCTGGAGGAGCAGAATGAAGTTCCTGCCACCAGAGAGACTCAGAGAGCGTACAAAGAAGCTTCTATCAAG CTGGCTGCCATGATTTTCAAGCGTGCAGTGTTTGAGGCCAGAAGGAGACACAAACCCATTTTCAGAATCAAAACCAAAAGCACCTTGAAGGACATACCCAAT GTGCCGTGGCCTCGTACTTCAACAGAGCGCATGCTAATGGGCCTGTTTGACAGCAGTGCAGCGCAGTTCTTGGGCATCTTGGAAGCACTTTGGGACAGCACCAGACGCCCGCTGCCGTCGAGGATGCCAGATGATCCAGAGCTGCAGGAGATCAACCTAGAACTCCTGTCTGCTGGCATCAGTATATTATCTG GAGTCACAACTACTAGTAAGTCTCTTGTGAGTCTTAGTGCACTGACACCAACATCCACGCTAATGGATTTAGCCATTACAG GAGAAAACAAAGTGCCCATCATGTCTGCGATGAGGTTTATTAAGATGTTGTTTCAGTACAAGCAGCCAGATGCTTTCACTGAACTTGCCAGAGAAATGCTGCAGGTTTTGTCT GGTGTGGACGGTCAGTCATTCAGGAGGGCAGAGCTGGAGCTTGCTTTACTTGACAGTTTCAACAGTCTGCTGTCTTCCCAGAGGAGCCATCCTAGAGAGGACAACATAGTTGATG acagacacaagtcTTCATTCTCAATGAGTGATGAGTTCATTGGCCTGGTAGACACCCTGCACAAGTCTGTTTGTGGCTCTGCTCCT gagGTGCAGCCAGATGGAGATCTGGTTTTGGATGTTGTGTTATTTCTGTGGGGTAAAGTGAAGCTGGGTATCCAGAGGGATCAGCTGCATAACCTAGAGTTTACACACTACCTTGAGAAGGTAGATAATTATGACAAG TGGCTGTGGTGTCTGTCTATGCTGTGTGAGGTGGCCTTTGCCTGTGACCTGGCAACTGTTGACTGCATAATGACAGCAGAAATGATCCACACATTGGCCATACTGCTAGAGAGTACAGCTGAATGCAGTAATCAATCTGCACATCCAG GAGCTCTTGAAGCAGACTATGAGGGTGTGAAACCACGCTATTTCTCTCTTCTTGAG AAATCAAGTACAGAGCTGCTTCAGAAGGTGTGTGAGGTGGTGGAGAGAGGTCTTGAAGCTCTGGCAAAGGGTGTAGCTACACTGCTGCCCCAAGATTACTCAGCAATCACTGACTCTGCCTTCATTCAG AAATTTAGTCTCCTCCCTCCATCGACTCCCTCCATGTCTTCTCTGACATCATCAGAAGAGGGAAATGAAGAAGATGAAATAagtgagaagaaaaaagaagcagaGGAATCTAAGGCAGAACCAGATAGTAAAGCCTTTCCACACACTCAGTCTACACGTGTATTCCTGCTGGCCACAGACCTTCATCTAGAGCTAGACATCATCCACCACAGGGCTTCCCTCAAGTTACTGCAGCTGAATGCAG TTGCGGAGTCTGAACTGTTGGATCGGATCAACAAGAACAAGGTGTCCAAAGCTCTTTTCCTGATCCAGAAAGCCTCGATGGAGTACAACAACATGGGGCCAAATAACAGCAACAAAACCAAGAGTCTGCTAGAG GAGGCCTCTACCTTGATAGAGAAAGCAGGGGTGGAAGAGAGAAAACTGTATATCTCCACCACCCCTAAGACTCCAGCTGAAAACAAAGATAAAGGGATGAAGGAGAAGGAAGAAAACCCTCCACCTCCCCCCATCCTGCTCTCACGCACTGACCACTCCTTAACCTTTGCCCCAGCACCTTATAACTTAGAGGGAGAA GTGTGCTGGTACCAGCTTTGCGGCCGTGCAGCTGAGGGCATTAACCGGAAAGTCCGCCTTGGAGACTGCAGCCTGCCAGGAACTGGAAATATG GTACCAGCAGTATCTGATGAGTGCGTGCTGAGGGTGGAGGGGCTGGAGCCCAACCAGAAGTATTTGTTTGCTGTAGCAGCCTACAACAGCCAGGGCAAGCTACTGGGCAACACCATAGGAGGGTCAACATTCCCACTCCTGGCATCGCTGCCGATACCACTGCTCTCCACGTGGGCTCACTTGGCACAG GTGGCATTTCAAACAGAGCAGTATGCAGTAGCAAAGAGAGCCTGCAGAGAACTGTGGACCCACTATACCTACCCCGACCCCAGGTCCCACAGCACACAGGAAAGACTCACTATCACAGG GCTACATATCCAGACCCTGCAACGCTCCTCTCCTCACCTGTGTCAGTTGTTCCTCTGTTCCATCTTCATTGAGACAGAGATCAACATTCAGCAGGGATCACTCTATTGTGACTCATTCAGTGACAATGGACCATTTATCTGGGAACAG GAAGCCAGACTGGCAGAGTGTGAGCGAATGCTGGTGGCCATGGACCTGGCAATGTGGTTGAATGACGGTAGCGCTGCCGTGCAAGCTGTAGTTACATGTTATGGCCTCCTGTCACCTCTAATCTTCCATCAGATCTTTTGCGACCCTGTTGTACAG GTGCTAAACAAATGCTTGATAGTTTTGGAGGAGAATTCAGGTCTTCTCAAACAAAAATGGACTGGAAACACCTCAGAGTCATTAATGCACATGATAGCCTGCATCACCTACTACCTGTCCAag GCATTACGAGTCCTCAGGGAGCATCAGATGGCTTCTGTAATGATGGACTGTGGTCGCAGCCTGCTCCAAGAGGTCTATGATGCCCAGCTGCAGATCAGTAGACTTGCCCATAAAGCTGTGGGT tctaaGACTGATCATACTGCAATCAAGGGTGAAATAAAGATAAGCCTTCAGCTGAAGGCACTGCATTGGAAGAACAAGAAAAGAATCACATCTGAAGCAGCTCTCACTGCAGACAATG agATTGCACGCCCACTGACTGGCTGTGAGGATCCCACCATAATGTATGATCTGATCTCCAACAGCACATTAAAGGATGCCTATCAAGATG tGATGAAGCACAGACGCAAGGTATATTTTATTGAGTTTGCGGCACTACTTGTCCAGAGAACCATGGAAGAAGGCCACCCAGACCTTGTGTTAAAGTGGGGACAAAGCATGTTTGAATTTCTTTCCAG GCGTGACGAGGTGATGGGACTGTCCACAAAATGTTTGGAGGGAAACAGTCAGAGTAAAAGAAGAAGTAGTGCTCAGGCTCCAAAAGGAAATGAAACACCACAG AAGAACAAGAACACACCTTCACATGATGATACAAGAAAGAAACTAAAGCAGAAAATGCCCCCCAGCATGCTTCAGAGAGTGAGAACTAAcag GGAAATGCAGGTTGTGGAGAATCTGCTAACCATAATGTCGTCTGTGGTGCAACGCCACAAGAAGCAGCTTCAGCTGAGGAACATGTGCTGTGAGGAGAGAGTATGGAAGTCTCACCTCAACTACAGCATGGCTCAAGCCCATCTAGCGCTGCTTTACCAGGGGCTGGACCAGCTGCATGGAGGAGCCCTGCAGCACAG TTACAGGCAGTTAAATCCCTTGTGTTTCTCTCTGGCCTACTCTGGTGTCCTAGTGCGGAAGAACTCACAGCCACAGCAGTCTTCTAAATATGAGGCTGTCTCTGAGAGAGACTCCTCTCACTCTGGTCTTAGGGAGTATGTGGCTGCACACCGAAAGAGGAGCAAAAATGAGG TCAAAGTGGATAACTCTGTCTCAGAGGAGAGTTGTGAGGAGGGAGAGGACTCCTCTCAAATTGTGGAACAGCAGCttgagacacacagacacactgctgCGATGCTGTTGGACTCACTTAACAAAGCTGCTTTACATCTCCGAAGGGCCATG GTGTTGGCCCATCGTGGCAGCCTTTGGACCactcttcagtgtgtgtgtcagactgtGTGGGACCAGAGTTGCAGAATCAATGTTCTAGTACAGAGAGCTGCTCAGCTTAAACCTCCCTCCCCGATCACAGCAGACCAGTTGCACACCACCTTCACCCCACTACTGGTGCTGGCTACTGACCTAATCATGGACATGCTGAACAGACTCGGG CTGTGGAGTTTGTATGACAGCGACTTGACTGAGGAGGAACTAGAGTCCAGTCTCCACTTCTCAGCCCCACTGGATAACAGCACCCAGGTGGACCTGCGTTGGGTCCGCACCCTGGTGTTGCACACTCTGGAGCGTCTCCATGACAGTGGCAAATGGGAGAGACTGGCCCACTTTGCCCTAGTTTTCAACTCATACACACG GGAGCGTTATGCGTTGATCATAACTCCTCTACTAGTCCATGCTCAGAGGAGGCTGCTTGAAAGGATTGGTTCTTTTAGAGGACCTGCGGTCCCTCAACCACACCATGTCAAGACACAGAAGGCCACTGGCAAGGAG GTAACTTACAGGAGCTACGCAGACTCCCAGCTGCTCATTGGGTGGACCCCTCACCCTGCACAGCAACCGCCCATTCACAAAAAAGCAGCACATACAAACTCCACTCCGCGAGGAGCAGTTGACCTTAAAG CTGCAGAGATACAGCACTCCATGTCCCTTGTGTGTGTTCCTCTGGATGTAGAAGACACACTGAGTTTTTATCGTCAAGCTCTTGAGAGAAGACCACATTGTCTTCAGGTCTTCCAGCATAGTCGCTCATTACTGCTGCTACTTCTTGCATACACAAAGCCCT GCTTTGCGGCACAGTCACAGCACTGTCAGAGCAGAAGTCTTAGCCATTCTGCAAGCCTGGTTGATTTCAGTCCCTTAGTTATGCCTACACCTAACATCCAACCTTGCGACCTGACCGAGGAGGACTACAGTACTCCAGATGCTCTCTACAGCCTCCCTATCAGCCCTGACCACATGTCGACTGTCAGCGCTGCATACTCCACCTCCATTA AGTATCTCCAGGCCAACAACCATGACTCCCTCAGAATTTTGGCACTGCATGAAATGGGAAACCTACAGTTCTACAATGGAAACACACG GGCAGCCCACTCATACTGGAGTAAAGCTGTAGATTGTGCCTTACAGAGCTCAGGTGCTGTAGAGAAATGGGATGGCATGTTCTTCGGGGGTGGCTCCCTACAACAAACCCTGAAACAGGCTGGTATTTGGGGATGTCTACAGGCTGCTGGGCTCACTGCTAAAATTGCACA GTATATCGTAACGTCTGATATCAGCCAGCGGACCAAGTGCTGTCTCATGTCTGCACACCTCTTTAAG TGTGTGCTGTGTTGCTCCCTGGCTCAGCCCCAGGCTGATCTCCAGTACGCCTATCACAACATTGGAGATGAACTGCTCCCTGGAGTCGACCTTTTCTCTGAACCCCACAGGGTTCACCTCAGCACCACTGTAACCAGCCTTAACTTTGTCTGCCACTGGCTTTTCACCACAGGCTACTACGTCACG CTACTGCCCATACTAGCCCTTTACCTACATTTTGTAGGGACTGTTTGCAGAGATTTCAAACGCACTGTTGAGGGCAAAATACTTAAG ATACGTGCCCTTACTGAACTGTGTCTGTTCACTGAAGCTGTAAAGGAGGCAGTTCAGCTCACACAAGGAACAGGGGTCTTTCTGCCTCATGGACACTACATTGCCAAAGACAATCTCCAA CCTGTGAAGACGTTCTACAGCAACAAGTCTCTCCTGGACAATTCTGAG GCTTTGGAGGAACTTGTGAACTGTGACTTTGCTCCAGATGTCAGCACGCTGTATGGATCCACATTGTGCCTCCGATTCAACCTTGCTCGTGTTCAACTAGTCCTGGCACTCAGTAACACTGTACATGGCCCTCCTGTGCCAG ATGCTGTTGAAGGAGAAGCTTGTGCCAGCATAACAAGTTGTTCGGTGAACTCAAAACCCGTGGAACAGGACCTACTGGACAATGAGGGCTCCTGTCTAAATACAGGAGAGCCAAAAGTGCTGACCCTTGATACCAAGAAGGAAAGGTTTACTCCAGAAAGGATTAAG TTCCTTTTGCTAGAAGGAGCATCCTCCTTGTTGCACTCCATTCCGCAGCAGCTCACATCTCAGTCCTGTAGCGAAATGGAAAACCTGGAACTGGCACTAGAGTCCAATCTTCTAAAGGCCAACCTATACTTGCAGCAAGGACATGCTGCACTTAG TTCTGAGATGGCGATTTCATCCTTGGTGCTTCTTCAGACGTCTCCTGTAATCGTGAGAGGAATCATACCTGGGTCTCAGAAACCTGCGTCTGAGATCCCACATGCCAGGATTGGAAGTGTACGG GGTACTGAAGATTGCAGTGTGTCAAACACCCCGGATGGAGACTGTCCCAGAGCAGTTGAGGCCAGTGAGAGAATTGGAGTTTCTCTGTGGCTGCGTTGCCGCCTGGCTCTGGTCCGCAGCCTGGCTGCACACATCCCTGGCACTGCTGCCCTTTTCCCAG GTAAGAACTTCTATGAGGAGGCAGCTCGGGTGTTACAGGAGGGTCTTGATGAATGTGCACGATGGCGAGACCTCGATATTCAAGCCCTTTTGATGGTCGAAGGTGCGGAATTGGAAGCACAGAGAGGCAAGATTGATGACAGCATGGCAATGCTGCAG GAAGCAGTGACCCTGCTGTCAGGACGGACATGCATGCCACCAGGGTCCAGTGTTACTCTGGCTCGGGCCACTTTGCTGCTCAGCGACCTAAGAGGAGTACAGAGCACCACACTTCTAAAACTGACACAGAAACTACTGAAAAAGCAG ctgtgtgtttttgGTGAGAGTGTAGTGTTGGATAATGGGAAAatgtctttctctcctcctgGACCCAGCAACATCTACCTCCCTTACCTCAACATACTGGATCAGACCACTTTGCGAATtg GTCACATTCTGGATCTCAGCGCCGTGCAAATGCCAGTCTCTACCCAGTCATTACAATCCCCTTCCAGGCAGCATTTACATCAGTCCAGCCAGATTGAAAGAGACTCTCAAGCACCAGTTCCGTCTCTGAACAATCCAAGCACCTCCAGACCTACAAGCCACCCATGCTCAGCCAGAAAGCCAGAGTAA